The following are encoded together in the Ranitomeya imitator isolate aRanImi1 chromosome 4, aRanImi1.pri, whole genome shotgun sequence genome:
- the HDHD5 gene encoding haloacid dehalogenase-like hydrolase domain-containing 5, with product MAALVGWQRFFSRLVQHRALLGWQRAASSAVPPAAVWGSPASNSSPSFGLLFDIDGVLVRGRNPIPGAAEAFRTLLDGGGMLAVPVVFVTNAGNCRREERATELSRVLGVEVSADQVILSHSPLRMFHHFQDKCVLVSGQGPVEDVAKDLGFMNAVTIDAVRQAYPLLDMVDERRRPRGAFDVGEKLPAIEAVVLLGEPVRWETSLQLILDILLSAGRPAEWKTQAPYPHIPILACNMDLLWMAEAKMPRFGHGTFLLCLETLYYKITGQELRYEALIGKPSPVTYEFAEKLILSQAREHGWSSPIQTLYAIGDNPMADIYGANLYNRCLQSRRGDSQQPHSCQSVLVCTGVYSNGGEVPSDLRESVTRTVFHGHRDFKFDPSLVEASYVVRDVGEALALILKKEGWRSGHECTDDVTEP from the exons ATGGCCGCCCTTGTGGGTTGGCAGCGGTTTTTCTCCAGGCTGGTGCAGCACAGAGCATTACTCGGGTGGCAGCGAGCAGCGTCGTCGGCTGTGCCGCCTGCAGCAGTGTGGGGATCACCAGCGTCTAAT TCGTCTCCGAGCTTCGGCCTGCTGTTTGACATAGACGGGGTGTTGGTCAGGGGCAGAAATCCCATCCCCGGAGCTGCCGAAGCCTTCAGGACATTGCTGGATGGGGGCGGGATGCTGGCAGTGCCCGTCGTGTTTGTGACTAATGCGGGTAACTGTCGGCGCGAGGAGAGAGCGACGGAGCTGAGCCGGGTGCTGGGGGTGGAG GTCTCCGCTGATCAGGTCATCCTGTCGCACAGTCCGCTGAGGATGTTCCACCACTTCCAGGATAAGTGCGTGCTCGTGTCCGGTCAGGGTCCGGTGGAAGATGTCGCCAAGGA CCTCGGTTTTATGAATGCGGTGACGATCGACGCCGTGAGGCAGGCGTACCCGCTGCTGGACATGGTGGACGAGAGGAGGAGGCCGAGGGGCGCT TTCGATGTCGGCGAGAAGCTTCCAGCCATAGAAG CCGTTGTTTTGTTGGGGGAGCCGGTACGTTGGGAGACGAGTCTGCAGCTGATCCTGGATATCCTGCTGAGTGCAGGGAGGCCGGCGGAGTGGAAGACGCAGGCGCCATATCCACACATCCCAATTTTAGCCTGTAATATGGATCTGCTCTGGATGGCGGAAGCAAAGATGCCCAG gTTCGGTCACGGGACGTTTCTACTCTGCCTGGAAACGTTATACTATAAAATCACAGGCCAAGAGCTGCGGTACGAGGCGCTGATCGGAAAACCCAGCCCTGTCACCTACGAATTTGCTGAGAAGCTAATTCTGAGCCAGGCGAGGGAGCATGGGTGGAGTAGTCCCATTCAGACGCTCTATGCTATTGG GGATAATCCCATGGCGGACATATACGGCGCCAACCTTTATAACCGCTGTCTGCAGAGTCGGAGAGGAGACTCGCAGCAGCCACACAGCTGTCAGTCAGTCCTGGTGTGCACCGGAGTGTATAGTAATGGGGGCGAGGTGCCCAGTGACCTAAGGGAGAGCGTGACACGGACCGTCTTCCATGGACACCGGGACTTTAAATTTGACCCCAGTCTGGTGGAGGCGTCCTACGTAGTGCGGGATGTGGGGGAAGCTTTGGCATTGATATTGAAGAAGGAAGGATGGCGGTCAGGACATGAGTGCACCGATGATGTCACTGAGCCCTGA
- the IL17RA gene encoding interleukin-17 receptor A: MAPAVRLLVLAGLLGVARGLRVIHSPAFNCSQPGIECTVRDSDCLDLSWLRPEDWTPTAPSSMAATAGIGLNETGHRVPVLMVNWTLGIDFSIRILQGAEISVLDFLSGRSRCVQFQFNNRFDSQRDRQQQAWKFFYDKFEVFPGNEYLVSVQHLPKERHGSLNRREQRFRAPGCSEDGMMETWTCCKEGYCWSPKISLEFSGDQLIVTFTPRSDALRYGVQVDIRDMEIMRSAEVVLQQGATSERVQVIITNPVPYEPCWYNVSVWPQMDNCRSDCVRQWYAPTCPPSETPAPLTPVPPIPVHVWLIVAAVMVMAFVGTIIFFWRFRDCIYGSGKTSAPPPSVPPPPPPLLEKQKVWLVYSADHELYVNVVVRLADFLRLAWGLDVILDRYQSQMIGIKGAMAWLGYQKAEIEKSNGTILILCSRGVQAKWRAMQTGQEERVSLPEDAAYMFGDLFTPALANILPDFQMANPYDRYLVAYFSDLSDFGDIPSPLEICPRYALIENLEHLLFRIQRIESHQPNVQYNVDVAGHPSYRYLVKAVEQCRTWQETHVDWLGREYISAQADEQPVVDEEAEHELTRRVCPRILQPETSVSLVSPHLTMPEPLRSVNPSLVDGYSAGYVVPQINEEPSPVTFVKPSLNMEALEASYRQQPFLVDADESVPLHERRLDQMVLSIPTDQDGVMEDLGEAQRRFLCQTFFDQCADPEEVFHAEDPRLSPAVDLERSLLDSLRQVDLPMLSDQGGQSEDFGEAQKRFLLQSDFVDQAGAMFNPLVDDTYSDMCESVQGDLLKAQHKFLLQTILGDQHIASDLVPGTEWPATVNERQPLLPGTERPVTVHERQPLLPGTERPVTVYERQPLLPGTERPVTVYERPPLLPSTERPVTVHERQPLLRDTNKPLPTGSENFPLTYPSSPTDFGEMCVLGGQRMSPQMDYVYEQCGGHDLNAGQTDNKHRHFEDLGYGTMNPNNGQTL; encoded by the exons ATGGCGCCGGCTGTCCGCCTCCTCGTCCTCGCTGGGCTCCTGGGTGTCGCCCGGGGGCTCCGAGTCATCCACTCCCCAGCCTTTAACTGTTCCCAGCCG GGGATTGAGTGCACCGTCCGGGACA GTGACTGCCTGGATCTCAGCTGGCTCCGACCCGAAGACTGGACCCCCACAGCCCCCTCCAGTATGGCGGCGACCGCGGGGATCGGGCTGAACGAGACGGGACACCGCGTGCCGGTCCTGATGGTCAACTGGACCCTAGGCATCGACT TCAGTATCCGGATTCTACAAGGTGCGGAGATCTCGGTTCTGGATTTTTTGTCCGGCCGCAGTCGTTGTGTTCAGTTCCAGTTCAACAACAGGTTTGACAGTCAGCGCGATCGTCAGCAGCAGGCG TGGAAGTTCTTCTACGACAAGTTTGAGGTGTTTCCTGGTAACGAATACCTTGTAAGTGTCCAGCACCTGCCGAAAGAGCGACATGGAAGCCTAAACCGCAGAGAGCAGAGATTTAGAGCTCCAG GGTGCAGTGAGGATGGGATGATGGAGACGTGGACCTGCTGTAAGGAAG GATATTGCTGGAGCCCTAAGATCAGCCTGGAATTCTCTGGAGACCAGCTCATTGTGACGTTTACCCCTCGTAGCGATGCCCTCAGATATGGCGTCCAAGTGGATATCCGCGATATGGAGATCATGCGGTCGGCGGAGGTCGTCCTGCAGCAG GGGGCGACTTCTGAACGAGTGCAAGTTATCATCACCAACCCTGTGCCCTACGAGCCTTGCTGGTACAACGTCTCG GTTTGGCCACAAATGGATAATTGTCGTTCGGACTGCGTGCGGCAGTGGTACGCTCCAACGTGTCCCCCTTCTGAAACACCAGCTCCTCTGACCCCAG TGCCGCCGATTCCGGTCCACGTGTGGCTGATTGTGGCCGCAGTAATGGTTATGGCTTTCGTGGGCACAATAATCTTCTTTTGGCGGTTTCGAG ATTGTATCTATGGATCAG GTAAAACCTCTGCCCCACCTCCGtcagtgccaccaccaccaccacctctgctGGAGAAGCAGAAAGTATGGCTGGTTTACTCCGCCGATCACGAGCTTTACGTCAATGTCGTCGTGAGGCTGGCAGACTTCCTGCGCTTGGCTTGGGGCCTGGACGTCATTCTGGATCGGTACCAGAGCCAAATGATCGGGATAAAAGGTGCCATGGCCTGGCTGGGCTATCAAAAAGCCGAAATCGAGAAGTCGAATGGGACCATCCTTATCCTTTGTTCTAGAGGTGTCCAAGCAAAATGGCGGGCGATGCAGACCGGTCAGGAAGAGCGGGTGTCGCTGCCTGAAGACGCTGCTTACATGTTTGGGGACCTCTTCACTCCAGCTCTGGCAAACATCCTCCCTGACTTCCAGATGGCCAACCCTTATGATCGATACCTGGTGGCTTATTTCAGTGACCTGAGTGATTTCGGCGATATCCCTTCTCCACTTGAAATCTGCCCTCGGTACGCACTGATTGAAAACCTGGAACACCTTTTATTCCGCATCCAGAGGATAGAAAGCCATCAGCCCAACGTGCAATATAACGTGGACGTGGCCGGACACCCAAGCTACCGCTACTTGGTGAAAGCCGTGGAGCAGTGCCGGACTTGGCAGGAGACACACGTGGATTGGTTAGGGAGGGAATATATCTCGGCACAAGCGGATGAGCAGCCAGTGGTGGACGAGGAGGCTGAACATGAGCTCACTCGTAGAGTCTGTCCTCGCATCCTCCAACCAGAGACTTCAGTCTCTCTCGTGAGTCCTCACCTCACCATGCCAGAGCCTCTTCGATCGGTAAACCCGTCTCTTGTGGATGGGTACTCAGCTGGCTACGTGGTACCTCAAATTAATGAGGAGCCGTCGCCGGTCACCTTTGTGAAGCCATCCCTTAATATGGAAGCTCTCGAGGCATCTTATAGACAGCAGCCGTTCTTGGTCGATGCAGACGAGTCCGTACCACTTCATGAACGACGCTTAGATCAGATGGTCTTGTCTATACCAACTGACCAAGACGGCGTGATGGAGGACTTGGGCGAAGCCCAAAGAAGGTTCCTCTGCCAGACCTTCTTCGATCAATGCGCTGACCCTGAAGAGGTCTTCCATGCAGAAGATCCAAGACTGTCTCCAGCTGTCGACTTGGAACGGTCTCTTCTTGACTCGTTACGTCAGGTGGACTTGCCCATGCTAAGTGACCAAGGAGGCCAATCTGAGGACTTTGGTGAAGCCCAGAAAAGGTTTTTATTACAGAGTGACTTTGTAGATCAGGCCGGAGCAATGTTCAATCCTTTGGTTGATGACACATATTCCGACATGTGTGAATCTGTCCAAGGTGACTTGCTGAAAGCTCAGCATAAGTTTCTCCTGCAGACCATCCTCGGCGATCAGCACATTGCCTCCGACCTGGTCCCCGGCACAGAATGGCCAGCGACTGTTAACGAACGTCAGCCATTATTACCCGGCACAGAACGGCCAGTAACTGTTCACGAACGTCAGCCATTATTACCCGGCACAGAACGGCCAGTAACTGTTTACGAACGTCAGCCATTGTTACCCGGCACAGAACGGCCAGTAACTGTTTACGAACGTCCGCCATTGTTACCCAGCACAGAACGGCCAGTAACTGTTCACGAACGTCAGCCATTGTTACGAGACACCAACAAACCTCTGCCGACCGGCAGTGAAAATTTCCCTCTAACTTATCCGTCCTCACCTACGGATTTCGGAGAAATGTGTGTCCTGGGGGGTCAAAGAATGAGCCCCCAGATGGACTATGTATACGAGCAGTGTGGTGGCCATGACCTGAATGCGGGTCAGACTGATAACAAGCACCGCCACTTCGAGGATCTGGGATATGGAACTATGAACCCTAATAATGGCCAGACGCTATAA
- the TMEM121B gene encoding transmembrane protein 121B, with product MTAGEFPHGGPGRLPGGGPGCALCGCYKALSVVLLLAQGALLDLYLIAGTDLYWCSWIATDLVVVAGWGIFYSKNSRGQRAYQRSLGSTGYGQVLRPKKGHFAYSHLAWLIYAIAFTPKVTLILCTQIVDLIEAGVPLGSTGFRLTVALSVPLLWSLVRSLSVDPRGWPHQRASGYFLASCLDLLDIYALLDPMLEGKLLLNPLIRYPLLVVYFVALASPVLWLSELDSAAPAGCCRLFLRLLCSSLVDAPLLAVRCFLMFGPDHQPMSVFMLKNVFFLACHWLEVLELCCLLKSPGPDLVDRPPVQFSHCVSENDMGPHAYVNTLAVTSQN from the coding sequence ATGACGGCTGGGGAGTTCCCACATGGGGGCCCTGGAAGGTTGCCAGGCGGGGGCCCAGGCTGTGCACTCTGTGGCTGTTACAAGGCGCTGTCCGTGGTGCTGCTGCTGGCCCAGGGGGCGCTGCTGGACCTGTACCTGATCGCGGGAACTGACCTGTACTGGTGCTCCTGGATAGCCACTGACCTGGTCGTGGTAGCCGGATGGGGGATCTTCTACTCCAAGAACAGCCGGGGCCAAAGAGCCTATCAGAGGTCCCTCGGCTCCACCGGGTACGGCCAAGTCCTCCGGCCAAAGAAGGgccactttgcctacagccacctgGCCTGGCTGATCTATGCCATAGCCTTCACGCCGAAGGTGACCCTGATCCTCTGCACCCAGATAGTGGATCTGATCGAGGCCGGGGTCCCGCTGGGCAGCACCGGCTTCAGACTCACGGTGGCGCTCTCGGTTCCTCTCCTGTGGTCTCTGGTGCGCTCGCTGAGTGTTGACCCGCGAGGGTGGCCACACCAAAGAGCCAGCGGCTACTTCCTCGCCTCCTGCCTGGACCTGCTGGACATCTACGCTCTCCTGGACCCCATGCTGGAAGGGAAGCTACTGCTAAACCCCCTGATCCGCTACCCTCTCCTGGTGGTCTACTTCGTGGCTCTGGCCTCCCCCGTCCTCTGGTTGTCAGAGTTGGACTCGGCAGCTCCGGCCGGCTGTTGTCGCCTCTTCCTTCGCCTCCTCTGCAGCTCGTTGGTGGACGCCCCCCTCTTGGCCGTCCGTTGCTTCTTAATGTTTGGTCCGGACCACCAACCCATGTCCGTCTTCATGTTAAAGAATGTCTTCTTCTTGGCCTGCCACTGGTTGGAGGTCCTGGAGCTCTGCTGCCTGCTGAAATCTCCTGGTCCCGACCTCGTGGACCGCCCGCCGGTACAGTTCAGCCACTGCGTCTCTGAAAACGACATGGGACCCCACGCTTACGTCAATACGCTGGCTGTGACCTCACAGAACTGA